One Sphingobium sp. Z007 genomic region harbors:
- a CDS encoding SapC family protein, translating into MASLELVNSDTHATVRLRPANQGRVPFVRVVLSEFPAAAVACPLLLSKRLDTGAFYVGALIGFKPGECLIDSPDGRPAFSSLEGAREGFFAIDDSIALDRAHDRFASVDGESLFDGEGLPTAPLKAAHAALGRLMASEAATDAFIAKLLSYRLIEPIDVSLTFDDGKKIQLEGLYTVSLDALGELDDAAVLDLLRAGYMQCAYAMVTSLQHITLMARRRNERLASML; encoded by the coding sequence ATGGCATCGCTCGAACTGGTGAATAGTGACACACATGCCACAGTGCGGTTGCGCCCGGCTAACCAGGGACGCGTTCCGTTCGTACGTGTCGTGCTCAGCGAGTTTCCGGCGGCGGCCGTCGCCTGTCCTTTATTATTGTCCAAACGATTGGATACCGGCGCCTTTTATGTTGGCGCGCTGATAGGATTCAAGCCGGGGGAATGTCTGATCGACTCGCCCGATGGCCGTCCGGCCTTCAGTTCGCTGGAAGGCGCGCGAGAGGGGTTTTTCGCGATCGACGACAGTATAGCGTTGGATCGGGCGCATGATCGGTTTGCGTCGGTTGACGGCGAATCGCTGTTCGATGGTGAAGGGCTTCCGACGGCGCCGCTTAAGGCTGCGCATGCGGCTCTGGGCCGATTGATGGCGAGCGAAGCCGCCACGGACGCCTTTATCGCAAAGCTGCTATCCTATCGGCTGATCGAACCGATCGACGTCTCGCTGACGTTCGATGACGGGAAAAAAATACAGCTGGAAGGGCTTTATACCGTCAGCCTCGACGCCCTTGGTGAACTGGACGATGCCGCGGTGCTGGATCTGTTACGCGCCGGATATATGCAGTGCGCCTATGCGATGGTCACGTCGCTCCAGCATATTACGCTCATGGCCCGGCGACGCAACGAACGACTGGCATCGATGCTGTGA
- a CDS encoding cupin-like domain-containing protein: MDDPDALRALALDCRPTVIRGHCSHWPVTRASARGADAAMAYLVHYAAGQTAEYFSAPASLAGRYHYGEALSGFNFSRETIDIRDALLRISANALSGLETGYMGSLPAELCFPGFAADNPSHVLDGHIRPRVWIGNLSTVACHYDSYDNLACVVAGRRRFTLYPPAAIGDLYIGPIDHTLSGQPVSMVAGLTDRADVYPRFAAAQAKAIVVELRAGDALYLPKLWWHQVEALDPVNILVNYWWDGFAAGPDSPYATLLLAMIAIAERPAPERAAWRAYFDHYVFRPDGHPLAHLPEEKHGVLGPLAQGNYGRIRASVMRMLRGA; the protein is encoded by the coding sequence GTGGATGATCCCGATGCCCTGCGGGCGCTGGCATTGGATTGTCGGCCAACCGTTATCCGGGGCCATTGCAGCCACTGGCCGGTAACAAGGGCATCGGCGCGAGGGGCGGACGCGGCAATGGCGTATCTGGTGCACTATGCAGCGGGGCAGACGGCGGAATATTTTTCGGCGCCAGCATCGCTTGCGGGGCGCTATCATTATGGCGAAGCGCTGAGCGGATTTAATTTTTCCCGCGAAACGATCGATATCCGCGACGCGCTGCTGCGGATCAGCGCCAATGCTCTGAGCGGGCTTGAAACAGGCTATATGGGATCGCTACCGGCGGAGCTTTGCTTCCCTGGCTTTGCGGCCGATAACCCCAGCCATGTCCTTGACGGCCATATTCGCCCGCGCGTCTGGATTGGCAACCTATCGACGGTCGCCTGCCACTATGACAGCTATGACAATCTGGCCTGCGTCGTAGCGGGCCGCCGCCGCTTCACGCTCTATCCGCCCGCAGCGATCGGCGACCTTTATATCGGGCCGATCGATCATACACTGTCGGGGCAGCCGGTTTCCATGGTGGCAGGCTTGACTGATAGGGCGGATGTCTATCCGCGGTTCGCAGCAGCGCAGGCGAAAGCCATCGTCGTTGAGCTAAGGGCGGGCGATGCGCTCTACCTCCCGAAATTATGGTGGCATCAGGTCGAAGCGCTCGATCCGGTCAATATTCTTGTCAACTATTGGTGGGACGGCTTCGCGGCGGGGCCGGATTCGCCCTATGCGACCTTGCTGCTTGCGATGATCGCAATTGCCGAGCGGCCTGCGCCTGAACGCGCGGCGTGGCGCGCCTATTTCGATCATTATGTCTTCCGACCCGACGGGCATCCGCTGGCACACCTCCCTGAAGAAAAGCACGGCGTCCTGGGGCCATTGGCGCAGGGCAATTACGGCCGCATCCGGGCCTCGGTGATGCGGATGTTGCGGGGCGCTTGA
- a CDS encoding alpha/beta hydrolase family protein, translated as MKRTMRITTFLAVVMGAGAAPSFAQMVTDGPSALVGAKAVTIERIKVHAPTIAGNLEGDKADRDVLVVLPPGYGQDRARRYPVVYALHGYSIGAEQWSREIHLSTTAQNAFAKGAKDMILVLPDSKTVHNGSMYSRSVTTGDFETFIARDLIAYIDNHYRTIARRESRGLAGHSMGGYGASRIGMKHADMFGVLYMMSPCCLSARAVGPTDAASIKAWDAVKTPADSANLPFMLRGQLAAAAAWSPNPKNPPLYLDLPVKDGVVRSDVLARWAANAPLAFVDQYMGDLRRYKAIAIDVGDRDRLKGDAQALHEVLDRNGIEHNFEIYDGDHTNRVAWRFQDQVLPFFDRHLDFATAR; from the coding sequence ATGAAGCGGACAATGCGAATCACGACGTTTCTGGCGGTGGTCATGGGGGCGGGTGCGGCGCCTTCATTTGCGCAGATGGTGACGGATGGACCGTCCGCGCTAGTCGGCGCAAAAGCGGTGACGATCGAGCGGATCAAGGTTCATGCGCCCACGATTGCGGGCAATCTGGAGGGCGATAAGGCCGATCGCGATGTGCTTGTGGTTCTGCCGCCCGGCTATGGCCAAGACCGGGCTCGGCGCTATCCGGTCGTCTATGCCTTGCACGGCTATTCGATCGGGGCGGAGCAATGGAGCCGGGAAATCCATCTTTCGACGACGGCGCAGAACGCTTTTGCCAAGGGCGCGAAGGACATGATCCTGGTGCTGCCCGATTCCAAGACGGTGCATAACGGGTCGATGTATTCTCGTTCGGTGACGACCGGCGATTTTGAAACCTTCATCGCCCGCGACCTGATCGCCTATATCGACAACCATTACCGCACCATCGCCAGGCGGGAGAGCCGGGGGCTGGCGGGGCATAGCATGGGCGGATATGGCGCCAGCCGGATCGGCATGAAACATGCCGATATGTTCGGCGTGCTCTATATGATGAGCCCCTGCTGCCTGTCGGCGCGCGCGGTCGGGCCAACGGATGCGGCATCGATAAAGGCGTGGGACGCGGTCAAGACGCCAGCCGATTCGGCCAATCTGCCCTTCATGTTGCGAGGACAGCTTGCGGCGGCGGCGGCGTGGTCGCCAAATCCCAAGAATCCGCCGCTCTATCTCGATCTGCCGGTCAAGGATGGCGTGGTGAGAAGCGACGTACTGGCCAGATGGGCCGCCAACGCGCCACTGGCTTTCGTGGATCAATATATGGGAGACCTGCGCCGCTATAAAGCGATCGCGATCGACGTGGGCGATAGGGACCGGTTGAAAGGCGATGCGCAAGCCTTGCACGAGGTTCTGGATCGCAACGGTATCGAACATAATTTCGAGATTTATGACGGCGATCATACCAATCGAGTCGCCTGGCGGTTTCAGGATCAGGTCCTGCCGTTTTTCGATCGGCACCTTGATTTTGCGACAGCGAGATAG